In Planktothrix sp. FACHB-1365, a single window of DNA contains:
- the ctaD gene encoding cytochrome c oxidase subunit I — translation MAQAQLDLTANVPKPHHEQERRWQDYFGFSHDHKVIGIQYLVTAFFFYLVGGALATAVRTELATPDPDFVSPELYNSLFTVHGTVMIFLWIVPAGAGLANYLIPLMIGAKDMAFPRLNAVAFWLIPPGGTLLLASFLFEAPKAGWTSYPPLSILSGQVGEEIWILSVLLLGTSSILGGLNFAVTIFKMRIPTMGLNDMPLLCWAMIATSALILLSTPVLAAALILLSFDLLAGTSFFNPTGGGDPVVYQHLFWFYSHPAVYIMVLPFFGVISDVLPVHARKPIFGYQAIAYSSLAISFLGLIVWAHHMFTSGTPGWLRMFFMITTMIIAVPTGIKVFGWLATIWGGKLRLNSAMLFAMGFISTFVMGGVTGIMVASVPFDIHVHDTYFIVAHFHYVLFGGAVFGVFAAIYHWFPKMTGRMMNEPWGIVHFVLTFVGTNMTFMPMHALGLQGMPRRVAMYDPQFTTLNQVCTVGSYILAVSTIPFLINAAWSWFKGPKAPDNPWEALTLEWMTSSPPPIENFLVTPVLKTGPYDYGSRKTLAIRQRLKQMTGSRPKEVGVPLSEAKSSTVFTDDRSTTVVEPEKDIK, via the coding sequence ATGGCACAAGCACAATTGGATCTCACGGCTAATGTTCCTAAGCCTCATCATGAGCAGGAACGACGTTGGCAAGATTATTTTGGTTTTAGTCACGATCACAAAGTCATCGGGATTCAATATCTGGTGACGGCATTTTTCTTTTATTTGGTTGGGGGTGCTTTAGCAACGGCGGTTCGCACGGAACTGGCAACGCCCGATCCTGATTTTGTCAGTCCTGAACTCTACAACAGCTTATTTACGGTACACGGAACCGTGATGATCTTTCTGTGGATCGTTCCGGCGGGTGCGGGATTAGCTAACTATTTGATCCCCTTAATGATTGGGGCTAAAGACATGGCGTTTCCCCGGTTAAACGCTGTTGCCTTTTGGTTAATTCCTCCCGGTGGTACTTTATTGTTGGCGAGTTTCTTATTTGAAGCACCTAAAGCAGGTTGGACATCTTACCCGCCTCTGAGTATATTGTCGGGCCAAGTTGGGGAAGAAATTTGGATTCTCAGCGTTTTATTGTTGGGAACTTCTTCGATTTTGGGGGGATTAAACTTCGCGGTGACGATTTTTAAGATGCGAATTCCGACGATGGGGCTCAACGATATGCCTCTATTGTGTTGGGCAATGATCGCTACCTCCGCTTTAATTCTGCTATCAACTCCGGTACTGGCTGCGGCGTTAATTTTGCTGTCTTTTGATTTACTCGCCGGAACCAGTTTCTTTAACCCCACAGGCGGCGGTGATCCGGTTGTTTATCAGCACTTATTCTGGTTTTATTCCCATCCGGCAGTTTATATCATGGTGTTACCTTTTTTTGGGGTAATTTCCGATGTTCTACCTGTTCATGCTCGCAAACCGATTTTTGGGTATCAAGCGATCGCCTATTCCAGTTTAGCCATTAGTTTTTTAGGCTTAATTGTTTGGGCGCACCATATGTTTACCAGTGGAACTCCGGGTTGGTTACGGATGTTTTTTATGATCACGACGATGATCATTGCTGTACCGACTGGAATTAAAGTTTTTGGCTGGTTAGCGACGATTTGGGGCGGTAAACTCCGTCTAAATAGCGCCATGCTATTTGCGATGGGGTTTATTTCTACTTTTGTTATGGGCGGTGTCACCGGAATTATGGTGGCGTCGGTTCCCTTTGATATTCATGTTCACGATACCTATTTCATCGTGGCGCACTTCCACTATGTTCTGTTTGGGGGTGCGGTGTTTGGGGTGTTTGCCGCCATTTATCATTGGTTCCCGAAAATGACGGGACGGATGATGAACGAACCTTGGGGGATTGTTCACTTTGTCCTGACGTTTGTGGGTACGAATATGACTTTTATGCCGATGCACGCTTTAGGATTACAAGGAATGCCCCGTCGGGTAGCCATGTATGATCCCCAATTTACAACGTTAAATCAGGTTTGTACTGTAGGTAGTTATATTCTGGCGGTTTCGACTATTCCCTTCTTGATTAATGCGGCTTGGAGTTGGTTCAAAGGGCCTAAAGCTCCTGATAATCCTTGGGAAGCTTTAACCTTAGAATGGATGACCTCTTCGCCTCCCCCAATTGAAAACTTCCTCGTGACTCCCGTTCTCAAAACTGGGCCCTATGATTACGGAAGTCGTAAAACCCTAGCGATTCGTCAACGGTTAAAACAAATGACCGGAAGTCGCCCCAAAGAAGTCGGTGTTCCCCTGTCTGAAGCCAAATCTTCTACAGTATTTACAGACGACCGTTCAACAACGGTTGTTGAACCCGAAAAAGACATTAAATAA
- a CDS encoding heme A synthase — MANTVLNNASLSTDQTQQSGSLPQDRIRRLVWKLSIATLLLMAVGSATRVMNAGLACPDWPLCYGELVPAAQMNFQVFLEWFHRLDAAGIGLGTIALVGLSGWYRRELPQWLPWASLFALALIVFQGVLGGLTVTELLRFDIVTAHLGTALLFFSTLLVIGCLLLPYQGTGHVGKLTGCSTTAAILVYFQSILGAVVGSQWALHQCFGSSQLCTVMNSHIIGVVPPTLVTLTLVVFAWRTSALHPRLRKLANMAGACLVAQIVLGVATFYLRLQVEPLTVAHQAMGATLLGTLVCFSTLALRDRQLSVISN; from the coding sequence ATGGCCAATACTGTCCTTAACAATGCCAGTTTATCAACTGACCAGACGCAACAGAGCGGATCTCTGCCGCAAGATAGAATCCGGCGTTTAGTTTGGAAACTAAGTATTGCCACGTTACTGTTAATGGCCGTTGGGAGTGCCACGCGAGTCATGAATGCTGGGCTGGCTTGTCCTGACTGGCCGTTATGTTATGGAGAACTTGTCCCCGCAGCCCAGATGAATTTTCAAGTCTTCTTGGAGTGGTTTCATCGTCTCGATGCTGCTGGCATTGGACTAGGTACAATTGCCCTTGTGGGATTATCCGGGTGGTACAGACGGGAGTTACCCCAATGGTTGCCTTGGGCTTCCCTGTTTGCCTTAGCGTTAATTGTATTTCAAGGGGTTTTAGGCGGACTCACGGTGACAGAATTGTTACGTTTTGATATTGTTACCGCCCATTTAGGAACCGCCTTATTATTTTTCTCAACCTTGCTCGTTATCGGTTGTCTTCTCTTACCCTATCAAGGTACGGGTCATGTTGGAAAGCTAACAGGGTGCAGCACAACCGCAGCAATTTTAGTTTACTTCCAAAGTATTTTAGGGGCAGTGGTCGGTTCTCAATGGGCTTTACATCAATGTTTTGGGTCTTCTCAACTCTGTACTGTGATGAATAGCCATATTATTGGGGTTGTTCCTCCCACTCTCGTCACATTAACTCTAGTTGTTTTCGCTTGGCGAACTTCTGCCTTGCATCCCCGACTCAGAAAATTAGCCAATATGGCAGGAGCTTGTTTAGTGGCTCAAATTGTCTTAGGGGTGGCAACGTTTTATCTACGTTTACAAGTCGAACCCCTCACCGTTGCCCATCAAGCAATGGGAGCTACACTCCTGGGAACCCTAGTCTGTTTTAGCACTTTAGCACTGCGAGATCGACAGTTATCCGTAATTAGTAATTAG
- a CDS encoding cytochrome c oxidase subunit II, whose product MIIPSSILTLLVGIGITLVSLWYGQNHNLLPVAASAEAAEVDGLFNLMITISFGLVLLVEGVLLVSLIKFRRQKDDTTDAAPIHGNIPLEIVWTAIPAVIVLGIGIYSFEIYNNMGGLDPMASGQHSMHAHGKIKGSAIAAPLIDGQQPPEFTQIALGIGASPAQEGKVAAVNVDVTGLQFAWIFNYKETGITSGELHVPVGQEVQLNMTAQDVIHAFWIPQLRLKQDTIPGRITELRFTPSKVGTYPVVCAELCGGYHGAMRSQMIVDTPEDYAAWVAENAVASATNLQQAVAINPAELPDGEFLAPYANEMGINPNVIAQIHHQ is encoded by the coding sequence GTGATCATTCCAAGTTCAATTTTGACTTTGCTGGTGGGGATCGGGATTACTCTCGTCAGTCTCTGGTATGGTCAAAACCATAATTTATTACCGGTTGCAGCCTCCGCAGAAGCGGCTGAAGTTGATGGATTATTTAACCTGATGATAACCATCAGCTTTGGGTTAGTGCTTCTAGTCGAAGGCGTGCTGCTGGTTTCTTTAATTAAATTTCGTCGCCAAAAAGATGACACCACCGATGCTGCACCCATTCACGGCAATATTCCCCTAGAAATTGTCTGGACAGCGATCCCGGCGGTTATCGTTTTGGGGATTGGTATTTATAGTTTTGAAATCTATAACAATATGGGTGGCCTTGATCCGATGGCTTCGGGTCAACATTCCATGCACGCCCACGGCAAAATCAAGGGATCGGCGATCGCAGCCCCATTAATCGACGGCCAGCAGCCCCCAGAATTTACCCAAATCGCCTTGGGAATTGGCGCTTCTCCCGCTCAAGAAGGGAAAGTCGCCGCCGTTAATGTGGATGTTACTGGGTTACAGTTTGCCTGGATTTTTAACTACAAAGAGACAGGGATTACCTCTGGAGAACTTCATGTACCTGTGGGTCAAGAAGTGCAGTTAAATATGACGGCCCAAGATGTGATCCATGCCTTCTGGATTCCGCAATTGCGCTTAAAGCAAGATACAATTCCCGGTCGGATCACGGAACTGCGATTTACCCCCAGTAAGGTTGGAACCTATCCCGTTGTCTGTGCTGAGTTGTGTGGCGGTTATCATGGGGCGATGCGATCGCAAATGATTGTCGATACCCCGGAAGATTATGCCGCTTGGGTGGCTGAAAATGCCGTTGCCAGTGCAACCAACCTGCAACAAGCCGTTGCTATCAATCCCGCAGAATTACCCGATGGTGAATTTCTAGCCCCCTACGCCAACGAAATGGGCATCAATCCTAATGTGATCGCCCAAATTCATCATCAGTAA
- a CDS encoding heme-copper oxidase subunit III, which yields MQGSAINESQTVLGYEQEATASGHEHEEHPDLRMLGVVVFLIAESMIFLGLFSAYLIYRAMSPVWPPEGTERELLLPAINTVVLISSSFVMNQGTIAIKKNDTAGLRNWFIATAIMGLTFLAGQAYEYSQLAFGLTTNLYASSFYVLTGFHGLHVTFGVLLILAVLWRGRKATHYSKESHFGPEAAELYWHFVDVVWIILFILLYLL from the coding sequence ATGCAAGGTTCAGCAATTAACGAGTCTCAAACCGTTCTTGGATACGAACAGGAGGCCACTGCCTCTGGACATGAACACGAAGAACACCCCGATCTGCGAATGTTGGGCGTGGTTGTCTTTCTGATTGCAGAGAGTATGATCTTTTTAGGCTTATTCTCTGCCTATCTGATTTATCGAGCCATGTCACCCGTTTGGCCCCCGGAAGGCACTGAACGAGAATTATTACTTCCGGCGATTAATACCGTAGTTCTGATTTCGAGTAGTTTTGTCATGAACCAAGGGACAATTGCTATTAAGAAAAATGACACGGCGGGTTTGCGGAATTGGTTTATTGCGACGGCGATTATGGGGTTAACCTTCTTAGCAGGTCAAGCCTATGAATACAGTCAGTTAGCGTTTGGATTAACGACTAATTTATACGCCAGTTCTTTCTATGTGTTAACGGGGTTTCACGGGTTGCACGTCACCTTTGGAGTCTTGTTAATTTTAGCGGTGTTGTGGCGGGGACGTAAAGCCACTCACTACAGCAAAGAATCCCATTTTGGCCCGGAAGCGGCGGAATTATATTGGCACTTTGTTGATGTGGTTTGGATTATTCTGTTTATTTTGTTGTATTTGTTGTAA
- a CDS encoding heme o synthase, with product MQEVIQTNVSRHHDNVLQVVQSYYQLTKPRIILLLLITTAAGMWLAAKGEVDPLLLLVTLTGGALASGSANTINCLYDRDIDYIMERTRWRPLPSGRVKPVDALIFAIALAIASFTLLTVFANLLTALLALSGIVFYVLIYTHWLKRHSVQNIVIGGAAGAIPPLVGWAAVTGDLSWSAWLLFTIIFLWTPPHFWALAMMIRDEYQEVGVPMLPVIEGDEITAQQIWIYSLILVPSTLLLVYPLHTSGFVYAAIALILGGIFLQKAWQLLQSPSERNTARSLFKYSILYLMLLCAGMVVDSLPVTQNMVMAVSESLPLGFL from the coding sequence ATGCAGGAAGTGATTCAAACTAACGTCTCCCGACACCATGATAATGTTTTACAAGTGGTGCAAAGTTATTATCAATTGACGAAGCCTAGAATTATTCTATTGTTGTTAATTACAACGGCTGCTGGAATGTGGTTAGCCGCCAAAGGAGAGGTTGATCCGTTATTGTTATTGGTAACATTAACGGGAGGGGCTTTAGCGTCGGGTTCTGCCAATACCATTAACTGTTTGTATGACCGAGATATTGATTACATTATGGAACGGACTCGCTGGCGTCCGCTACCTTCGGGTCGGGTTAAACCTGTAGATGCTTTGATTTTTGCCATCGCTCTTGCTATTGCTTCCTTTACGTTACTAACGGTTTTTGCGAATTTGTTAACGGCGTTATTAGCGTTATCAGGAATTGTTTTTTATGTCCTGATCTACACCCATTGGTTAAAACGTCATAGCGTTCAAAATATTGTGATTGGAGGGGCGGCTGGAGCAATTCCTCCCCTAGTAGGATGGGCTGCTGTTACGGGGGATTTAAGTTGGTCTGCTTGGCTATTATTTACGATCATTTTCCTGTGGACACCGCCTCATTTTTGGGCGTTAGCCATGATGATCCGAGATGAATATCAGGAAGTCGGGGTTCCGATGTTACCTGTAATTGAAGGGGATGAAATTACTGCTCAACAAATCTGGATTTATAGCTTGATTTTGGTTCCTTCTACCTTATTGTTGGTTTATCCTTTGCATACGAGTGGTTTTGTTTATGCTGCGATCGCCTTAATTTTAGGGGGAATTTTCTTACAAAAAGCATGGCAATTATTACAATCTCCCTCGGAACGAAATACGGCTCGTTCATTGTTTAAATATTCCATTCTCTATTTAATGCTGTTGTGTGCCGGAATGGTGGTGGATAGTTTACCCGTGACCCAAAATATGGTGATGGCGGTCAGTGAATCTTTGCCTTTAGGATTCCTGTAA